A region of the Actinomycetota bacterium genome:
CACGACCCGGTGAGCGACTACCGCCAGCTGCACGCCCGCCGGGCGGTCCTCGACCGTGCCTTCTACGACCGTCCGGTGCTGCAGGTCGCCGCCGACATCCTCGGCAAGGTGGTCGTCCGCGGTGAGGACGACGGCAGCCAGACCATCGCCCGGCTGGTGGAGACCGAGGCCTACCACCAGACCGACCCGGCCAGCCACTCCTACCGTGGCCGGACCGCCCGCAACGAGGTGATGTTCGGCCCTCCCGGGCACCTCTACGTCTACTTCACCTACGGGATGCACCACTGCATGAACGTCTCGTGCGAGGCTGAGGGCGTTGCGGCGGCGGTGCTGTTGCGCGCGGCGGTCCTGCTCGCCGGACACGACCGCGTCCGTCCACGCCGCAG
Encoded here:
- a CDS encoding DNA-3-methyladenine glycosylase; this encodes MSDYRQLHARRAVLDRAFYDRPVLQVAADILGKVVVRGEDDGSQTIARLVETEAYHQTDPASHSYRGRTARNEVMFGPPGHLYVYFTYGMHHCMNVSCEAEGVAAAVLLRAAVLLAGHDRVRPRRSAVDRDRDLLRGPARLTQGLAIAGDHNGVDVTDAGSPLRVEDDGWRPADDAVATGPRTGIRHAADEPWRFWLAGVPEVSRYARHPRAGS